The following is a genomic window from Spirosoma foliorum.
GAAAAACCCGGACGTTGCCGAACTCCTACGCGCCAAGACCAACCGCATGAAAGCCCTGCCGATGGAAGTAACGCTCGTAATGAGCAATTTACCATCGGGCTATCACCGCGATATGCAGTTGCTAAAAGAAATTCTGATGCCTGCCTTCGACGAAATTCTGGATTGTCTGGACATCACCGATTTCATGCTCGAACACATTCAGGTGAAGCCCAATCTGCTGAATGATCCCAAATACGATCTGCTGTTCAGTGTTGAGCGGGTAAATGAGTTGGTATTACAAGGCGTTCCCTTCCGCGAAGCCTACCGAATTGTTGGTAAAGAGATTGCCGACCATACCTACCACCCTCCCCGTGTATTACATCATACGCATGAAGGCAGCATTGGCAATCTGGGTACTGATTTGATTCAGCAAACGATGGAAAAAGCCCTAGCCGGTTTTGGGGCGGATAAAGCCCAGTCTGCCATCAAGGAATTGTTAGCTTGATAGACAAGTGACTGATAGAAAAAGCTCTCCTCTACCAAGCGGAGAGCTTTTTTTGACTTTTACTGTCTGACCCCGATGGGTTTGTACAACGGAGTGCTACTCCGTTGGGCCGAAGGCCAACTCACTACCCTAATTAGCCTGGCAGCTCAACGGAGTAGCACTCCGTTGTACAAACCTATCAACACTTCCTGTATCATTACCCAAAACGAATATCGATGGTACATCTATAGAATTTCTATCTCCTAAACTCAAAAAGCAATCGGTTACATTGCAATAGCGTCTAACAATAAGTTAATCTTATATTTTTTGTATTATTGCAATAACGAATGGTTTTATGGTGATTTTAAAGGGGATTTCTAGAAGTATCAAGCTCTTTACACCTTCACCCTTCCAACATTCGTAGAGAATTAACGTAGCTGTTTCAATAAAATCAACCGATTGCAGAAGAATCACTCGCGATTCTACCGTAACTCATGCAGAAGGAAGTAACTATCTACGATATCGCGAAACAGTTGCAACTCTCTCCAGCAACGGTGAGTCGGGCGCTGAACGATCATCCTGCCATCAATAGCAATACCAAAACGCTAATCACCAGTAAAGCCCTGGAAATGGGGTATCGTTCTAACCTGTTTGCCAGTAATCTGCGACGGCAACGGACGAATACCATTGGCGTTATTGTCCCTCGTCTGGATAGCTCCTTTATGTCGACGGTGCTGGCGGGGATGGAGAAAGTCGTGAACGAAAGCAGTTACAATCTGATTATCAGCCAGTCGCTCGAATCGGTAAAGAAAGAGGTGACGAATGCCAAAACGATGTTCGATAGTCGGGTGGATGGGTTACTGGTATCGCTGGCATCAGATACGGAGAACCTCGACCACTTCAACCCCTTTTTCAAAAAAGGCATCCCGCTCATTCTGTTTGACCGAGTTGTCCAACAAAAAAACTGCACCAACATCATTATTGATAACCTGAAGGCGGGTTACGATGCGACCACTCATTTAATTCAGCAGGGCTGTAAACGGATCATGCACGTTTCGGGTAGTCTTAAGCGGAATGTGTATGCCGATAGACTCAAGGGCTATAAACTGGCGCTGCTCGAACATGGCTTGCCGAGTGGCGATGAGCTGGAACGAGTTACCAATCTGACCCGTCAGGATGGTCTTGACGTTGCTGCCTACATCAAACGAATGCCCAATCCGCCCGACGGTTTGTTTATATCCAGCGATTTCTGCGCGGTCAGTTGCATAGGTGCGTTAAAACAAAGTGGTTTTTCTGTCCCCAACGATATTGCCGTAGTTGGTTTCAATAATGACCCCGTTTCGCTGGTAATCGACCCAAACCTGACAACCATCCATTACCCTGGTCAGGAAATGGGTGAAATCGCAGCACAAAGCCTGATCAATCATCTGAATGGTTTATTGCGACTGAGTGCTACGAACACTATCCTACTGAATTACGACCTGATTATCAGAGAGTCATCCCAACGTCCTAAACTTTCCTGACGTTTCGTTCCGGCTATGAAACCGTACGTTCTACATCGATTGTCAATCCTCTATCTGGGCCTACTACTTGCCAGTCAACTAGCTTTTGGGCAAGTCAAACTTCCTCGTTTGGTTAGCGATGGAATGGTGTTGCAACGGGATGTACCGGCCACGCTATGGGGCTGGGCAAAAGCTGGCGAATCGGTAAGCGTAACCCTTAACAGCAAAACCAGCACGGCTATAACCGGGCAGGATGGCAAATGGAAGTTGCAATTGCCCCCCATGAAAGCCGGAGGACCGTATCAGATACAAATTAAGGCCAGTAATGAACTGACACTGAATGATGTACTCTTTGGCGATGTCTGGCTCTGTTCAGGACAATCGAACATGGTGTTGCCGATGGAACGGGTTAAAGAACGATACGCCACGGAAATTGCGCAGGCAAATTATCCGGCTATTCGGCACTTTTTTGTTCCCATGCGCTACAACTTTCAGGGTCCCTTGGAGGATGTATTACCGGGTCGATGGGAATCGGCTAGCCCCCAGAACGTGATGCGCTTTTCGGCCGTCGCCTACTTTTTCGCGAAAGACCTGTACGAAAAATACCACGTACCTATCGGGTTGATCAACGCCAGCGTTGGTGGGACTCCGGCGGAAGCCTGGTTGAGTGCAGAAGCTCTAAAAGCCTTTCCAGAACAGTTGGCGATGGCCGAAAAAGTGAAAGACAGCACCTATGTAAAGGGAATTCAGCAAAGCGAACAGACGGCCATTCGGGCCTGGTACACCCAATTACGCCAGCGGGATAAAGGCTGGCAAGGCGAAAAAAACTGGGCTAATCCTGCTTACGATGCATCGAACTGGCCGAGTATGCAACTGCCGGGTTTCTGGGAAGATGCGGGTGTGCCACCGGGCAATGGGGTCGTCTGGTTTCGAAAGGAAATCGATGTACCCGCCAGCATGACGAATAAACCCGCCAAATTATTTCTGGGCCGGATTGTGGATGCCGATTCGGTATTTATAAACGGCGTATTTGCTGGAACCATTGGCTACCAATACCCACCCCGGCGCTACGACCTACCCGCTAATTTGCTCAAAGCGGGCAAAAACACGCTGGTTGTTCGAGTGATCAATACAAACGGGAAAGGCGGTTTCATCCCCGATAAACGCTACGAACTCATTGCCGACGGCCAGACGATTGACCTCAAAGGGAACTGGCAGTATCAGGTGGGTGCCACGATGCCTCCCCTACCCGGCACGACCTTTTTTCAGTACAAGCCCGGTGGTTTATTCAATGGGATGATTGCCCCGCTGGTGCATTATACAATCAAAGGTGCTCTCTGGTATCAGGGGGAGGCCAATACAGCCCACCCTTCCGACTATACCCAACTCCTTCCGGCTTTAATTGCCGATTGGCGACGCAACTGGCAGCAGACGGGAGCCACTTCGGGCAATTTTCCATTTCTCTATGTCCAGTTAGCCAATTACTTACCGGCAAACGCCCAACCTGTTGAGAGTCAATGGGCCGAATTACGGGAAGCTCAGCGCAAAACGCTCTCGGTTTCGAATACGGCAATGGCCGTCATTACCGATGCGGGTGAGTGGAATGACATTCACCCATTGAACAAAGAAACCGTTGGCAAACGACTTGCCTTAGCAGCCGAGAAATTGGCTTATAGCGACACGAAGGTCGTTTACTCAGGTCCTCTCTATCAGTCGATGAAACGGGAGGGGAATAAAATCATCCTCACGTTTTCTAACGTCGGAAGCGGCTTGCTGGCCAAAGGCGGGGGCGCGTTAAAGCAGTTTGCCATTGCCGGTCCTGACAAGCGTTTTGTTTGGGCTAACGCTCGACTAAAAGGCAATCAGGTAGTTGTCTGGAACGATCAGATTGCGGAACCAACTGTAGTACGTTACGCCTGGGCTGACAATCCCGAAGGTGCCAATTTATACAATAAGGAGGGTCTGCCGGCATCGCCCTTTACAACCGATTTTTAGCCTGCCTCGAACCTTACTACTCCCTCAGCTATCAAATTTTTCTCTCATGAAAAAGACAGCCTTTCTTCTGATCGTTTATGCCCTGATAAGTCTGAGCACTTTCGCTCAGGAACCCGATTCGGCAAGACGAGCCTTTATGGCTGCTCAGGCAATTATTCAAAAGGAATCGGCAGCCGATCATGCCAAGATGCTCGCACAGTTGAACATTAGCTCATTACGTCCCGGTCCATCGGGCAATCCGAGCGCACCCAATGCGGCTAATGTCGATGAATCGCAGGCTACACCTTACACGAGTCTGCCCGATCCGTTGATCTTGAAAAATGGGAAGAAGGTAACCACCGCCAAACAATGGTGGAATAAACGTCGGCCCGAAATTGTGGAAGACTTTGATAGGGAGATGTATGGCCGTGTTCCGAAGAACGTACCCAACGTCACCTGGAAAGTGGTCAGTGAAACCCGCGAGATGAACGGCGATTTCCCAGTTATCACCAAAAATCTGGTTGGACATGTGGATAACTCGACCTATCCGTCGATAAATGTGGATATCGAGCTGACGCTTTCGACTCCAGCTAACGCGACGAGCAGTGTTCCGGTTATGATGAGCTACGAATTCCGATTCCCACCAGGATTTCGCATGCCTGTTTCAACAACGACAACGTCAGGTTCGGCAACACAAGCGGCTAAGCCTGAACCCACCTGGCAGCAACAGTTATTGGCCAAAGGCTGGGGCTATGCAATTCTGTATCCCACGAGCTATCAGGCCGACAACGGAGCTGGGTTAACCAAAGGCATCATTGGATTAGTCAACAAAGGACAAACGCGCAAACCCAACGATTGGGGTGCGTTACGAGCGTGGGCCTGGGGTGCCAGTCGGGCACTGGACTATTTCGAAACCGACAAAGCTGTAAATGCGAAAAAAGTAGGCATAGAAGGACTGTCGCGATACGGAAAAGCAACCATCGTGACGATGGCGTATGAGCCCCGTTTGGCCATTGCGTTTGTCGGTTCATCGGGCGAAGGGGGTGTTAAGATTCATCGGCGTAAATTCGGTGAGCAGGTTGAGAATGTGGCGTCTTCGGCCGAATACCATTGGATGGCAGGCAATTTCATTAAATACGCGGGGCCATTAACACCCAATGATTTACCCGTCGATGCGCACGAACTGGTTGCCCTGTGCGCACCCCGTCCGGTGTTTATCAGCTCTGGTTCGCCTAAAGTTGAAGGCAATTGGGTCGATGCCAAGGGGATGTTTTTGGGCGGTGCTTACGCGGGTCCGGTTTACAAACTTCTGGGCAAGAAAGACCTGGGGACTATGGAATTTCCGCCCATCGAAACGGCTCTAGTCGATGGTGACATCGCCTTCCGCCAACACAGTGGTGGCCATACGACAGGCCCAAACTGGCCGACTTTTTTGATTTATGCTGATCGCTATTTAAAATAACCCCCGCCCTATGTTTATCTCAACTAAATTCACCCTTTCCGCCCTGAGTTTGCTTTGTCTCAGCGCTGAAATCGGGGTTTGCCAAACGGCCCCTACTAAGCCTAAACCACTCGTTACCGACATCTATACGGCTGACCCATCGGCCCATGTATTTAACGGTAAGATTTACATCTACCCGTCGCACGACATCGAAGCCAACGTGCCACAGGATGACGAAGGGGGTCACTTCAACATGCGGGATTACCACGTCTTTTCGATGGATAACATCAACGGAAAGGTGATCGATCACGGCGTGGCGCTGGACATCAAGGAGGTGCCCTGGGCAGGTCGGCAGATGTGGGCGCCCGATGCCGCCTATAAAAATGGCACCTATTACCTCTACTTCCCGGTGAAGGACAAGGAGGATGTTTTCCGAATCGGTGTGGCTACCAGCAAATCGCCAACAGGTCCTTTTAAAGCCGAGCCCGCTCCTATTCCCGGCAGCTACAGCATCGATCCGGCTGTATTTACCGATACTGATGGTAAAACGTATATGTATTTCGGTGGAATTTGGGGTGGTCAACTTCAGCGCTGGCACACGGGAAAGTATGACAAAAGCCTGAGTACGGACCTAAAAAAAGACAACCAGCCTGCCTTGAGTGCCAAAGTCGTTCGAATGAGCTTTCAAGAGGAATCCTTTGGCTTTGACTCAGCCAGTTTTCGCTTGGCCTGTGCTAAAGAAGAGATCATTGCCAATGTTAAACCCAATCCACGTAGTGGGGCGGTAGAGTCGGAGGAACTCTATCAAGGTGGCGAACATATAGTTGATGAAGAACTTTATAAAGAGCATTCTGTAATTGAGCATGCCAACGCCTGGATTGATGGCCGCTTTGGCGGTCCGATTCAAAGCCCTATTAGTGCGATTTGAATTTTCACAGGGCCGCCTGTGCGGTGAAAAATTGAATGAGCTTACATTTTATCGCTTTCTCGGTCATTTTCCTGCGAAAAATCAATCCAAAAACCAAAGCTTAAACAGCCTCATTACTAAGAAAACGTTGCTCAGATTAGTTTACCGAGTACCTTGTAGATTGGCCCACTAAAGTAGCAGGATTTGACACCTCAATTCGTTATGACCAATCAACAAGCCATTAGCCGGTTATACCTTACCCTTGTC
Proteins encoded in this region:
- a CDS encoding glucuronyl esterase domain-containing protein gives rise to the protein MKKTAFLLIVYALISLSTFAQEPDSARRAFMAAQAIIQKESAADHAKMLAQLNISSLRPGPSGNPSAPNAANVDESQATPYTSLPDPLILKNGKKVTTAKQWWNKRRPEIVEDFDREMYGRVPKNVPNVTWKVVSETREMNGDFPVITKNLVGHVDNSTYPSINVDIELTLSTPANATSSVPVMMSYEFRFPPGFRMPVSTTTTSGSATQAAKPEPTWQQQLLAKGWGYAILYPTSYQADNGAGLTKGIIGLVNKGQTRKPNDWGALRAWAWGASRALDYFETDKAVNAKKVGIEGLSRYGKATIVTMAYEPRLAIAFVGSSGEGGVKIHRRKFGEQVENVASSAEYHWMAGNFIKYAGPLTPNDLPVDAHELVALCAPRPVFISSGSPKVEGNWVDAKGMFLGGAYAGPVYKLLGKKDLGTMEFPPIETALVDGDIAFRQHSGGHTTGPNWPTFLIYADRYLK
- a CDS encoding family 43 glycosylhydrolase, encoding MFISTKFTLSALSLLCLSAEIGVCQTAPTKPKPLVTDIYTADPSAHVFNGKIYIYPSHDIEANVPQDDEGGHFNMRDYHVFSMDNINGKVIDHGVALDIKEVPWAGRQMWAPDAAYKNGTYYLYFPVKDKEDVFRIGVATSKSPTGPFKAEPAPIPGSYSIDPAVFTDTDGKTYMYFGGIWGGQLQRWHTGKYDKSLSTDLKKDNQPALSAKVVRMSFQEESFGFDSASFRLACAKEEIIANVKPNPRSGAVESEELYQGGEHIVDEELYKEHSVIEHANAWIDGRFGGPIQSPISAI
- a CDS encoding sialate O-acetylesterase — translated: MKPYVLHRLSILYLGLLLASQLAFGQVKLPRLVSDGMVLQRDVPATLWGWAKAGESVSVTLNSKTSTAITGQDGKWKLQLPPMKAGGPYQIQIKASNELTLNDVLFGDVWLCSGQSNMVLPMERVKERYATEIAQANYPAIRHFFVPMRYNFQGPLEDVLPGRWESASPQNVMRFSAVAYFFAKDLYEKYHVPIGLINASVGGTPAEAWLSAEALKAFPEQLAMAEKVKDSTYVKGIQQSEQTAIRAWYTQLRQRDKGWQGEKNWANPAYDASNWPSMQLPGFWEDAGVPPGNGVVWFRKEIDVPASMTNKPAKLFLGRIVDADSVFINGVFAGTIGYQYPPRRYDLPANLLKAGKNTLVVRVINTNGKGGFIPDKRYELIADGQTIDLKGNWQYQVGATMPPLPGTTFFQYKPGGLFNGMIAPLVHYTIKGALWYQGEANTAHPSDYTQLLPALIADWRRNWQQTGATSGNFPFLYVQLANYLPANAQPVESQWAELREAQRKTLSVSNTAMAVITDAGEWNDIHPLNKETVGKRLALAAEKLAYSDTKVVYSGPLYQSMKREGNKIILTFSNVGSGLLAKGGGALKQFAIAGPDKRFVWANARLKGNQVVVWNDQIAEPTVVRYAWADNPEGANLYNKEGLPASPFTTDF
- a CDS encoding LacI family DNA-binding transcriptional regulator — encoded protein: MQKEVTIYDIAKQLQLSPATVSRALNDHPAINSNTKTLITSKALEMGYRSNLFASNLRRQRTNTIGVIVPRLDSSFMSTVLAGMEKVVNESSYNLIISQSLESVKKEVTNAKTMFDSRVDGLLVSLASDTENLDHFNPFFKKGIPLILFDRVVQQKNCTNIIIDNLKAGYDATTHLIQQGCKRIMHVSGSLKRNVYADRLKGYKLALLEHGLPSGDELERVTNLTRQDGLDVAAYIKRMPNPPDGLFISSDFCAVSCIGALKQSGFSVPNDIAVVGFNNDPVSLVIDPNLTTIHYPGQEMGEIAAQSLINHLNGLLRLSATNTILLNYDLIIRESSQRPKLS